The proteins below are encoded in one region of Pleuronectes platessa chromosome 14, fPlePla1.1, whole genome shotgun sequence:
- the fmnl2a gene encoding formin-like protein 2 isoform X1: protein MGNAGSMDQHADLRGHNMPLKLPVPEPAELEERFAIVLSSMNLPPDKARLLRQYDNEKKWELICDQERFQVKNPPHTYLQKLRSYLDPAVTRKKFRRRVQESTQVLRELEISLRTNHIGWVREFLNEENKGLDVLVEYLSFAQYAVTFDGDCLENNPEATIDKSKPWSRSIEDLHGSSTLPSPITGNGITRGGRHSTIRSNTLPSRRTLKNSRLVCKKDDVHVCIMCLRAIMNYQYGFNMVMSHPHAVNEIALSLNNKNPRTKALVLELLAAVCLVRGGHEIILSAFDNFKEVCVEEQRFEKLMEYFKNEDNNIDFMVACMQFINIVVHSVEDMNFRVHLQFDFTKLFLDDYLDKLKHTESDKLQVQIQAYLDNVFDVGALLEDAETKNAALERVEELEENMSHMSEKLQDMENEAMSKIVELEKQLMQRNKDLESIREVYKDTSSQVHSLRQMLKEKDETIQRSSNLERKIHELEKQGTIKIHKKGDGDISILPLPPPGVEGVLGGVPGGVIGGTIGSVSPNHVGLGAGTPGPPPPPPPPPPLPVNGTLLNGPSLVIPTMVAPPPPPPPPPPPPPPGLSSGPPPPPPPPMAPPLPGCGTPTVIMNSGLAAVKIKKPIKTKFRMPVFNWVALKPNQINGTVFNEIDDERILEDLNVDEFEEMFKTKAQGPSIDITLSKHKVIQKGPSKVTLLESNRAKNLAITLRKVGKAPEEICKAIQLLDLRTLPVDFVECLMRFQPTENEIKVMRQFEKERKPVETLTDEDRFMMQFCKIERLMQKMTIMAFIGNFSESITMLTPQLHAVIAASVSIKSSQKLKKILEIILALGNYMNSSKRGAVYGFKLQSLDLLIDTKSTDRKITLLHYIANVVKEKYSQVSLFYNELHYVEKAAAVSLENVLLDVRELQRGMELTRRENSMHGHNTMLKDFITHNENKLKKMQDDAKIAQDAFDEAVKFYGENAKTTPPSVFFPVFVRFVKAYRQAEEDNEHRKRQEQIMMEKLLEQEAMMEEEKKSPSHKNKRQQQDLIQELRKKQVKDSRHVYEGKDGAIEDIITDLRNQPYRRADAVRRSVRRRFDDQNLRPVNNSHGEVVI from the exons AAATTCAGACGGAGGGTTCAGGAGTCCACCCAAGTCCTGAGAGAACTGGAAATTTCATTACGGACCAATCACATAGG GTGGGTGAGAGAATTCCTAAATGAAGAGAACAAAGGCCTGGACGTGCTGGTGGAGTATCTTTCTTTCGCACAGTATGCTGTCAC GTTTGATGGAGACTGTCTGGAGAATAACCCAGAAGCTACGATAGACAAGTCGAAGCCCTGGAGCCGCTCTATAGAAGACCTTCATGGAAGCAGCACGCTGCCGTCCCCCATCACGGGGAACGGCATCACACGTGGCGGGCGACATTCCACCATACG CTCCAACACGCTGCCCAGCCGGCGAACGCTGAAAAACTCCAGACTGGTCTGTAAAAAGGACGACGTCCACGTCTGCATCATGTGCCTGCGTGCTATCATGAACTACCAG TATGGCTTCAACATGGTCATGTCACACCCACATGCTGTGAATGAAATTGCACTAAGTCTCAACAATAAAAACCCCAG AACTAAAGCTCTGGTCCTCGAGCTCCTGGCGGCGGTCTGTCTCGTGAGAGGAGGCCACGAAATTATTCTCTCTGCGTTTGACAACTTCAAGGAG GTTTGTGTGGAGGAGCAGCGGTTCGAGAAGCTAATGGAGTATTTCAAGAACGAGGACAACAACATTGACTTCATG GTGGCATGTATGCAGTTCATCAACATTGTCGTGCACTCTGTGGAGGACATGAACTTCAGGGTTCATCTACAGTTTGACTTCACCAAGCTGTTCCTGGACGACTACTTGGAC aaactaaaacacacagagagcgaTAAGCTGCAGGTGCAGATCCAGGCGTACTTGGATAACGTCTTCGATGTGGGAGCCCTCCTGGAGGACGCCGAGACCAAAAACGCTGCCCTGGAgcgggtggaggagctggaggagaataTGTCTCAT ATGtcagagaagctgcaggacATGGAGAATGAGGCCATGTCCAAGATCgtggagctggagaagcagCTGATGCAAAGGAACAAGGATCTTGAATCCATCAGG GAAGTCTACAAAGACACCAGCTCGCAGGTTCACTCCCTGCGGCAGATGTTGAAGGAGAAGGACGAGACTATCCAGCGATCTTCTAACCTGGAGAGGAAGATCCACGAGCTGGAGAAGCAGGGcaccatcaagatccataagaAGGGAGACGGGGACATCTCCATCCTGCCTTTGCCGCCCCCCGGCGTGGAGGGCGTGTTGGGGGGCGTGCCGGGCGGCGTGATCGGAGGAACAATTGGATCTGTCAGTCCAAACCATGTAGGCCTTGGAGCGGGCACGCcgggtccaccaccaccaccaccacctcctcctccactgccaGTGAACGGCACAT TGCTAAACGGACCTTCATTGGTCATTCCGACAATGGTGGCGCCTcctccgccgcctcctcctccaccccctcctccacccccaggACTATCCTCAggccctccgcctcctccacctcctcccatggCTCCACCACTGCCCGGCTGTGGGACGCCCACGGTCATCATGAACTCTGGGTTAGCCG CCGTCAAGATCAAGAAACCCATCAAGACGAAGTTCCGCATGCCCGTCTTCAACTGGGTCGCGCTTAAACCGAACCAGATCAACGGCACCGTCTTCAATGAGATTGACGATGAGAGGATCCTGGAG GACTTGAACGTGGACGAGTTCGAGGAGATGTTCAAGACGAAAGCCCAGGGCCCGTCCATTGACATCACTTTGAGCAAGCACAAGGTGATCCAGAAGGGACCCAGCAAGGTGACCCTGCTGGAATCCAACAGGGCAAAGAACCTGGCCATCACGCTGAGGAAAGTGGGGAAGGCGCCCGAGGAGATCTGCAAGGCCATTCAGCT ACTGGACCTGCGCACTCTGCCCGTGGACTTCGTGGAGTGTCTGATGCGCTTCCAGCCCACAGAGAACGAGATCAAAGTCATGCGTCAGTTTGAAAAGGAGCGCAAGCCGGTGGAGACCCTGACGGACGAGGACCGCTTCATGATGCAGTTCTGCAAGATCGAGCGGCTCATGCAGAAGATGACCATCATGGCCTTCATCGGCAACTTCTCCGAGAGCATTACGATGCTCACGCCG caacTTCACGCAGTCATCGCAGCGTCGGTGTCCATCAAGTCGTCACAGAAGCTGAAGAAGATTCTTGAG ATTATCTTGGCACTTGGAAACTACATGAACAGCAGCAAAAGAGGAGCGGTGTACGGCTTCAAGCTGCAGAGTCTAGACTTG CTAATCGATACCAAGTCGACGGACCGTAAGATAACATTGTTGCACTACATCGCCAATGTGGTGAAAGAGAAGTACTCGCAGGTTTCTCTCTTCTACAACGAACTGCACTACGTGGAGAAGGCTGCAGCAG TGTCGCTGGAGAACGTCCTGCTGGATGTGAGGGAGCTGCAGAGGGGCATGGAGCTGACCAGACGCGAGAACAGCATGCACGGCCACAACACCATGCTCAAGGACTTCATCACACACAATGAGAACAAGCTGAAGAAGATGCAGGACGACGCCAAGATTGCACAG GACGCCTTCGACGAGGCGGTGAAATTCTACGGGGAAAACGCCAAAACCACGCCGCCGTCCGTCTTCTTCCCTGTGTTTGTGCGATTTGTAAAGGCTTACAGG CAAGCGGAGGAGGACAACGAGCacagaaagagacaggagcagatAATGATGGAGAAACTTCTAGAGCAAGAGGCCATgatggaggaagaaaagaag tCTCCCTCCCATAAGAAcaagcggcagcagcaggaccTGATCCAGGAGCTGAGGAAGAAACAGGTGAAAGACAGCCGGCACGTGTATGAAGGCAAAGATGGAGCCATTGAGGACATCATCACAG ATTTGAGGAATCAGCCTTACAGGCGAGCGGACGCCGTGCGGAGGAGTGTCAGGAGACGCTTTGACGATCAGAACCTGCGGCCGGTGAACAACAGCCACGGCGAGGTGGTCATATGA
- the fmnl2a gene encoding formin-like protein 2 isoform X4 produces the protein MGNAGSMDQHADLRGHNMPLKLPVPEPAELEERFAIVLSSMNLPPDKARLLRQYDNEKKWELICDQERFQVKNPPHTYLQKLRSYLDPAVTRKKFRRRVQESTQVLRELEISLRTNHIGWVREFLNEENKGLDVLVEYLSFAQYAVTFDGDCLENNPEATIDKSKPWSRSIEDLHGSSTLPSPITGNGITRGGRHSTIRSNTLPSRRTLKNSRLVCKKDDVHVCIMCLRAIMNYQYGFNMVMSHPHAVNEIALSLNNKNPRTKALVLELLAAVCLVRGGHEIILSAFDNFKEVCVEEQRFEKLMEYFKNEDNNIDFMVACMQFINIVVHSVEDMNFRVHLQFDFTKLFLDDYLDKLKHTESDKLQVQIQAYLDNVFDVGALLEDAETKNAALERVEELEENMSHMSEKLQDMENEAMSKIVELEKQLMQRNKDLESIREVYKDTSSQVHSLRQMLKEKDETIQRSSNLERKIHELEKQGTIKIHKKGDGDISILPLPPPGVEGVLGGVPGGVIGGTIGSVSPNHVGLGAGTPGPPPPPPPPPPLPVNGTLLNGPSLVIPTMVAPPPPPPPPPPPPPPGLSSGPPPPPPPPMAPPLPGCGTPTVIMNSGLAAVKIKKPIKTKFRMPVFNWVALKPNQINGTVFNEIDDERILEDLNVDEFEEMFKTKAQGPSIDITLSKHKVIQKGPSKVTLLESNRAKNLAITLRKVGKAPEEICKAIQLLDLRTLPVDFVECLMRFQPTENEIKVMRQFEKERKPVETLTDEDRFMMQFCKIERLMQKMTIMAFIGNFSESITMLTPQLHAVIAASVSIKSSQKLKKILEIILALGNYMNSSKRGAVYGFKLQSLDLLIDTKSTDRKITLLHYIANVVKEKYSQVSLFYNELHYVEKAAAVSLENVLLDVRELQRGMELTRRENSMHGHNTMLKDFITHNENKLKKMQDDAKIAQDAFDEAVKFYGENAKTTPPSVFFPVFVRFVKAYRQAEEDNEHRKRQEQIMMEKLLEQEAMMEEEKKSPSHKNKRQQQDLIQELRKKQVKDSRHVYEGKDGAIEDIITALKKNNFTKFPNVYSRI, from the exons AAATTCAGACGGAGGGTTCAGGAGTCCACCCAAGTCCTGAGAGAACTGGAAATTTCATTACGGACCAATCACATAGG GTGGGTGAGAGAATTCCTAAATGAAGAGAACAAAGGCCTGGACGTGCTGGTGGAGTATCTTTCTTTCGCACAGTATGCTGTCAC GTTTGATGGAGACTGTCTGGAGAATAACCCAGAAGCTACGATAGACAAGTCGAAGCCCTGGAGCCGCTCTATAGAAGACCTTCATGGAAGCAGCACGCTGCCGTCCCCCATCACGGGGAACGGCATCACACGTGGCGGGCGACATTCCACCATACG CTCCAACACGCTGCCCAGCCGGCGAACGCTGAAAAACTCCAGACTGGTCTGTAAAAAGGACGACGTCCACGTCTGCATCATGTGCCTGCGTGCTATCATGAACTACCAG TATGGCTTCAACATGGTCATGTCACACCCACATGCTGTGAATGAAATTGCACTAAGTCTCAACAATAAAAACCCCAG AACTAAAGCTCTGGTCCTCGAGCTCCTGGCGGCGGTCTGTCTCGTGAGAGGAGGCCACGAAATTATTCTCTCTGCGTTTGACAACTTCAAGGAG GTTTGTGTGGAGGAGCAGCGGTTCGAGAAGCTAATGGAGTATTTCAAGAACGAGGACAACAACATTGACTTCATG GTGGCATGTATGCAGTTCATCAACATTGTCGTGCACTCTGTGGAGGACATGAACTTCAGGGTTCATCTACAGTTTGACTTCACCAAGCTGTTCCTGGACGACTACTTGGAC aaactaaaacacacagagagcgaTAAGCTGCAGGTGCAGATCCAGGCGTACTTGGATAACGTCTTCGATGTGGGAGCCCTCCTGGAGGACGCCGAGACCAAAAACGCTGCCCTGGAgcgggtggaggagctggaggagaataTGTCTCAT ATGtcagagaagctgcaggacATGGAGAATGAGGCCATGTCCAAGATCgtggagctggagaagcagCTGATGCAAAGGAACAAGGATCTTGAATCCATCAGG GAAGTCTACAAAGACACCAGCTCGCAGGTTCACTCCCTGCGGCAGATGTTGAAGGAGAAGGACGAGACTATCCAGCGATCTTCTAACCTGGAGAGGAAGATCCACGAGCTGGAGAAGCAGGGcaccatcaagatccataagaAGGGAGACGGGGACATCTCCATCCTGCCTTTGCCGCCCCCCGGCGTGGAGGGCGTGTTGGGGGGCGTGCCGGGCGGCGTGATCGGAGGAACAATTGGATCTGTCAGTCCAAACCATGTAGGCCTTGGAGCGGGCACGCcgggtccaccaccaccaccaccacctcctcctccactgccaGTGAACGGCACAT TGCTAAACGGACCTTCATTGGTCATTCCGACAATGGTGGCGCCTcctccgccgcctcctcctccaccccctcctccacccccaggACTATCCTCAggccctccgcctcctccacctcctcccatggCTCCACCACTGCCCGGCTGTGGGACGCCCACGGTCATCATGAACTCTGGGTTAGCCG CCGTCAAGATCAAGAAACCCATCAAGACGAAGTTCCGCATGCCCGTCTTCAACTGGGTCGCGCTTAAACCGAACCAGATCAACGGCACCGTCTTCAATGAGATTGACGATGAGAGGATCCTGGAG GACTTGAACGTGGACGAGTTCGAGGAGATGTTCAAGACGAAAGCCCAGGGCCCGTCCATTGACATCACTTTGAGCAAGCACAAGGTGATCCAGAAGGGACCCAGCAAGGTGACCCTGCTGGAATCCAACAGGGCAAAGAACCTGGCCATCACGCTGAGGAAAGTGGGGAAGGCGCCCGAGGAGATCTGCAAGGCCATTCAGCT ACTGGACCTGCGCACTCTGCCCGTGGACTTCGTGGAGTGTCTGATGCGCTTCCAGCCCACAGAGAACGAGATCAAAGTCATGCGTCAGTTTGAAAAGGAGCGCAAGCCGGTGGAGACCCTGACGGACGAGGACCGCTTCATGATGCAGTTCTGCAAGATCGAGCGGCTCATGCAGAAGATGACCATCATGGCCTTCATCGGCAACTTCTCCGAGAGCATTACGATGCTCACGCCG caacTTCACGCAGTCATCGCAGCGTCGGTGTCCATCAAGTCGTCACAGAAGCTGAAGAAGATTCTTGAG ATTATCTTGGCACTTGGAAACTACATGAACAGCAGCAAAAGAGGAGCGGTGTACGGCTTCAAGCTGCAGAGTCTAGACTTG CTAATCGATACCAAGTCGACGGACCGTAAGATAACATTGTTGCACTACATCGCCAATGTGGTGAAAGAGAAGTACTCGCAGGTTTCTCTCTTCTACAACGAACTGCACTACGTGGAGAAGGCTGCAGCAG TGTCGCTGGAGAACGTCCTGCTGGATGTGAGGGAGCTGCAGAGGGGCATGGAGCTGACCAGACGCGAGAACAGCATGCACGGCCACAACACCATGCTCAAGGACTTCATCACACACAATGAGAACAAGCTGAAGAAGATGCAGGACGACGCCAAGATTGCACAG GACGCCTTCGACGAGGCGGTGAAATTCTACGGGGAAAACGCCAAAACCACGCCGCCGTCCGTCTTCTTCCCTGTGTTTGTGCGATTTGTAAAGGCTTACAGG CAAGCGGAGGAGGACAACGAGCacagaaagagacaggagcagatAATGATGGAGAAACTTCTAGAGCAAGAGGCCATgatggaggaagaaaagaag tCTCCCTCCCATAAGAAcaagcggcagcagcaggaccTGATCCAGGAGCTGAGGAAGAAACAGGTGAAAGACAGCCGGCACGTGTATGAAGGCAAAGATGGAGCCATTGAGGACATCATCACAG CCCTAAAGAAGAATAACTTTACTAAATTTCCCAATGTCTACTCGAGG ATTTGA
- the fmnl2a gene encoding formin-like protein 2 isoform X2 — MGNAGSMDQHADLRGHNMPLKLPVPEPAELEERFAIVLSSMNLPPDKARLLRQYDNEKKWELICDQERFQVKNPPHTYLQKLRSYLDPAVTRKKFRRRVQESTQVLRELEISLRTNHIGWVREFLNEENKGLDVLVEYLSFAQYAVTFDGDCLENNPEATIDKSKPWSRSIEDLHGSSTLPSPITGNGITRGGRHSTIRSNTLPSRRTLKNSRLVCKKDDVHVCIMCLRAIMNYQYGFNMVMSHPHAVNEIALSLNNKNPRTKALVLELLAAVCLVRGGHEIILSAFDNFKEVCVEEQRFEKLMEYFKNEDNNIDFMVACMQFINIVVHSVEDMNFRVHLQFDFTKLFLDDYLDKLKHTESDKLQVQIQAYLDNVFDVGALLEDAETKNAALERVEELEENMSHMSEKLQDMENEAMSKIVELEKQLMQRNKDLESIREVYKDTSSQVHSLRQMLKEKDETIQRSSNLERKIHELEKQGTIKIHKKGDGDISILPLPPPGVEGVLGGVPGGVIGGTIGSVSPNHVGLGAGTPGPPPPPPPPPPLPVNGTLLNGPSLVIPTMVAPPPPPPPPPPPPPPGLSSGPPPPPPPPMAPPLPGCGTPTVIMNSGLAAVKIKKPIKTKFRMPVFNWVALKPNQINGTVFNEIDDERILEDLNVDEFEEMFKTKAQGPSIDITLSKHKVIQKGPSKVTLLESNRAKNLAITLRKVGKAPEEICKAIQLLDLRTLPVDFVECLMRFQPTENEIKVMRQFEKERKPVETLTDEDRFMMQFCKIERLMQKMTIMAFIGNFSESITMLTPQLHAVIAASVSIKSSQKLKKILEIILALGNYMNSSKRGAVYGFKLQSLDLLIDTKSTDRKITLLHYIANVVKEKYSQVSLFYNELHYVEKAAAVSLENVLLDVRELQRGMELTRRENSMHGHNTMLKDFITHNENKLKKMQDDAKIAQDAFDEAVKFYGENAKTTPPSVFFPVFVRFVKAYRQAEEDNEHRKRQEQIMMEKLLEQEAMMEEEKKSPSHKNKRQQQDLIQELRKKQVKDSRHVYEGKDGAIEDIITALKKNNFTKFPNVYSRVRNSSSSTPVVVGVSRT, encoded by the exons AAATTCAGACGGAGGGTTCAGGAGTCCACCCAAGTCCTGAGAGAACTGGAAATTTCATTACGGACCAATCACATAGG GTGGGTGAGAGAATTCCTAAATGAAGAGAACAAAGGCCTGGACGTGCTGGTGGAGTATCTTTCTTTCGCACAGTATGCTGTCAC GTTTGATGGAGACTGTCTGGAGAATAACCCAGAAGCTACGATAGACAAGTCGAAGCCCTGGAGCCGCTCTATAGAAGACCTTCATGGAAGCAGCACGCTGCCGTCCCCCATCACGGGGAACGGCATCACACGTGGCGGGCGACATTCCACCATACG CTCCAACACGCTGCCCAGCCGGCGAACGCTGAAAAACTCCAGACTGGTCTGTAAAAAGGACGACGTCCACGTCTGCATCATGTGCCTGCGTGCTATCATGAACTACCAG TATGGCTTCAACATGGTCATGTCACACCCACATGCTGTGAATGAAATTGCACTAAGTCTCAACAATAAAAACCCCAG AACTAAAGCTCTGGTCCTCGAGCTCCTGGCGGCGGTCTGTCTCGTGAGAGGAGGCCACGAAATTATTCTCTCTGCGTTTGACAACTTCAAGGAG GTTTGTGTGGAGGAGCAGCGGTTCGAGAAGCTAATGGAGTATTTCAAGAACGAGGACAACAACATTGACTTCATG GTGGCATGTATGCAGTTCATCAACATTGTCGTGCACTCTGTGGAGGACATGAACTTCAGGGTTCATCTACAGTTTGACTTCACCAAGCTGTTCCTGGACGACTACTTGGAC aaactaaaacacacagagagcgaTAAGCTGCAGGTGCAGATCCAGGCGTACTTGGATAACGTCTTCGATGTGGGAGCCCTCCTGGAGGACGCCGAGACCAAAAACGCTGCCCTGGAgcgggtggaggagctggaggagaataTGTCTCAT ATGtcagagaagctgcaggacATGGAGAATGAGGCCATGTCCAAGATCgtggagctggagaagcagCTGATGCAAAGGAACAAGGATCTTGAATCCATCAGG GAAGTCTACAAAGACACCAGCTCGCAGGTTCACTCCCTGCGGCAGATGTTGAAGGAGAAGGACGAGACTATCCAGCGATCTTCTAACCTGGAGAGGAAGATCCACGAGCTGGAGAAGCAGGGcaccatcaagatccataagaAGGGAGACGGGGACATCTCCATCCTGCCTTTGCCGCCCCCCGGCGTGGAGGGCGTGTTGGGGGGCGTGCCGGGCGGCGTGATCGGAGGAACAATTGGATCTGTCAGTCCAAACCATGTAGGCCTTGGAGCGGGCACGCcgggtccaccaccaccaccaccacctcctcctccactgccaGTGAACGGCACAT TGCTAAACGGACCTTCATTGGTCATTCCGACAATGGTGGCGCCTcctccgccgcctcctcctccaccccctcctccacccccaggACTATCCTCAggccctccgcctcctccacctcctcccatggCTCCACCACTGCCCGGCTGTGGGACGCCCACGGTCATCATGAACTCTGGGTTAGCCG CCGTCAAGATCAAGAAACCCATCAAGACGAAGTTCCGCATGCCCGTCTTCAACTGGGTCGCGCTTAAACCGAACCAGATCAACGGCACCGTCTTCAATGAGATTGACGATGAGAGGATCCTGGAG GACTTGAACGTGGACGAGTTCGAGGAGATGTTCAAGACGAAAGCCCAGGGCCCGTCCATTGACATCACTTTGAGCAAGCACAAGGTGATCCAGAAGGGACCCAGCAAGGTGACCCTGCTGGAATCCAACAGGGCAAAGAACCTGGCCATCACGCTGAGGAAAGTGGGGAAGGCGCCCGAGGAGATCTGCAAGGCCATTCAGCT ACTGGACCTGCGCACTCTGCCCGTGGACTTCGTGGAGTGTCTGATGCGCTTCCAGCCCACAGAGAACGAGATCAAAGTCATGCGTCAGTTTGAAAAGGAGCGCAAGCCGGTGGAGACCCTGACGGACGAGGACCGCTTCATGATGCAGTTCTGCAAGATCGAGCGGCTCATGCAGAAGATGACCATCATGGCCTTCATCGGCAACTTCTCCGAGAGCATTACGATGCTCACGCCG caacTTCACGCAGTCATCGCAGCGTCGGTGTCCATCAAGTCGTCACAGAAGCTGAAGAAGATTCTTGAG ATTATCTTGGCACTTGGAAACTACATGAACAGCAGCAAAAGAGGAGCGGTGTACGGCTTCAAGCTGCAGAGTCTAGACTTG CTAATCGATACCAAGTCGACGGACCGTAAGATAACATTGTTGCACTACATCGCCAATGTGGTGAAAGAGAAGTACTCGCAGGTTTCTCTCTTCTACAACGAACTGCACTACGTGGAGAAGGCTGCAGCAG TGTCGCTGGAGAACGTCCTGCTGGATGTGAGGGAGCTGCAGAGGGGCATGGAGCTGACCAGACGCGAGAACAGCATGCACGGCCACAACACCATGCTCAAGGACTTCATCACACACAATGAGAACAAGCTGAAGAAGATGCAGGACGACGCCAAGATTGCACAG GACGCCTTCGACGAGGCGGTGAAATTCTACGGGGAAAACGCCAAAACCACGCCGCCGTCCGTCTTCTTCCCTGTGTTTGTGCGATTTGTAAAGGCTTACAGG CAAGCGGAGGAGGACAACGAGCacagaaagagacaggagcagatAATGATGGAGAAACTTCTAGAGCAAGAGGCCATgatggaggaagaaaagaag tCTCCCTCCCATAAGAAcaagcggcagcagcaggaccTGATCCAGGAGCTGAGGAAGAAACAGGTGAAAGACAGCCGGCACGTGTATGAAGGCAAAGATGGAGCCATTGAGGACATCATCACAG CCCTAAAGAAGAATAACTTTACTAAATTTCCCAATGTCTACTCGAGGGTAAGGAACTCCTCCAGTAGCACCCCTGTAGTGGTGGGTGTGTCCAGAACCTG A